AGCCCACCGACGTATAGATTTCCGCCTTCGGTTTGCCCGGCATGATCGAGCGCAGGAACTGCACATACGCCGATGGCACTTCCATATCCACGAGGAAATAGGAGTGCGCGAAGCTGAAGATGATCAGCAGTTGCTCTCGCTGCAACAGGACTGTATCGAGTGCAAGCAGCCCAGGTAACGCGTGACGCACGGGCACGGCGAACGGCACTACCAGATCCGCGTTGATGATCCGCCCCACTATGTACGCCGCCTTGTTGCGAAAGAACAGCGACGACAGCACGTGAATCTGGAAATTAGGCGCAGCCTTGAACTCGCCGAAGGCTTCGGTAATGGCTTGCATCAGGCACTGAACGTCGCGATGCAGATCCTCGAACGGCGGTTCGAGCTGAAAGTTCGTCACGATCCGTTCGAGTGTTGCGGCAAGCCCGTCCTTACTCGGGTAATACGCGCGATAAGTCGGCTTGGCCGCGGGTTCGTCGTTCTCGATGTACTCCGTCGAAATAGCCGGTCGCACGAAAATGAAGTCATTATTGAAGTACGAGCGATGCAGGATCTTGCAGCACACGGAGTTGAAAAACGTCTCCGCGCACTCGGGCTGCCGGTGCGACGTCAGCAAGCCGATGTAATGCAGCTTGATCTGCTGCCAGATTTCATCGTCTATGTTCTCCGCGTCGTACTCGTCTTCCAGGCGCATCACGCACTCTTCCACCCGATCGTCGTACGACGTGATGCGCTCGCGCGCGAGCCGCTGCAGCGCATGCCAGTCGCCGGCCTCGAATAGCCCCTTCGCGGCGATGGCCGCATCGCGAAACACGCGATAGTGACGGTCGAAGCCTTCGAGCAGCGTTTCCGCGACATCGAAGCCAATCTGCGACGACAGTAACTTGGGAAAGTGATTCATATCGACCCTGCACTTTGTGTGGTGTCGTCCGACGTGCGTTTAAGTGCGCTAAGTGATTACGTCTTTACGTTATTTATAAGTGTTCAAACCCGGCTTTGAATCCGGCCGATATTGTATCGCCAGATGTTTTGGTTCCTTAGGCCGCCGCCGTTCCTGCGCGTTGGTAGCTCAAGGCACCTTCGCGCCTTTCTCCTTGGCGGCCGGTGCTCCAGCCCTACGCATGCGCTTTTCAGCGTTCGCTGAAAGCAGCGCACGCCCTTGCGCTTCATACGCGGCGAGCTCGGCGAGCGTTGCGTTCAGGTCGTCCAGTTGCCGCTCCAGCACCGAGCGATGCGCCGCGATGGTGTCCAGGAACGCGTGTAACTGGGCGACCGTCCCGGTCGGCGAATCGTAGAGATCGAGCAGCCTGCTCACCTCCAGCAACGTGAACCCGAGCCGCTTGCCGCGCAGCGTCAGCTTGAGCCGCGTGCGGTCGCGCGCCGAATATACGCGACGCACGCCGTTCGTGCCTTCGCGCGCCGGCGCGAGCAAACCCTGATTCTCATAGAAGCGAATCGCGCGCGGCGTGATCTCGAATTCGCGGGCCAGGTCGGTGATTGTGTAACGCGTGTCTGTCATTGAAATTACGAGGTTCCCAGCGCTTTTCTGAAGCCGACGTTAAAATGCAGGTTAACGTTAGCGTCAACTTGGCGGCAATGCAACAACTGACAACCCGGAGATCCGACCCGCATGAACCCGCTCGAACAGCAACTCGATTACGTTTTCGCAGACCGTCTTCCTGAAAGCGGCTACTCGATGGAAGTCACGCCCGGCGTGTTCTGGGTGCGCATGCCGTTGCCGTTCGCGCTCGACCACATCAACCTGTGGGTCATGCGCGACGAGATTGACGGCGTGGCGGGGTGGACCATTATCGATTGCGGTATTTCAGACGAAACGATCCGGGCGAACTGGGAGCGCACGTTCGACACGCTACTCGACGGCCTGCCTGTGTTGCGCGTGCTCGTCACGCATTGCCACCCGGACCACCTCGGCCTTGCGGACTGGATCTGCAATGGCGGCGAGAAGAAACGATGGGATCCGGTCAGGCTCTGGATGTCGCTTGGCGAGTACGCCATGGGCCGCGTAATGTCCGCGGGCGACGGCTCCGACGCGGGCGGCGAACGTGCGGCGCGGCACTTTGCGCGGCACGGGATGACGGACCCGGCGTCGCTTGAAGCGCTGCGCAAGCGCGATACGTATTACCCGAAGCTCGTGCCGTCCATTCCGTCGGTTTATCGTCGTCTGCGCGATGGCGATAAGGTCAAGATAGGTGGCCGTGATTGGGAAGTGGTGACAGGGTTTGGTCATTCCCCTGAACATTGCGCGTTCTTCTGCGCTCAGACAAAGGTGCTGATTTCCGGCGATATGGTGCTGCCGCGCATCTCGACCAACGTCTCGGTGTTCGCTATTGAACCGGAGGGGAATCCGCTCGCGCTGTTCCTGGGTTCGCTGGGCCGCTACGAGTCCCTTCCCGCCGATACCCTCGTGCTCCCTTCGCATGGCAAGCCGTTTCGCGGCATGCATACGCGCATCGGGCAGCTTCGGGATCATCACGCGGCGCGTTTGCAGGAAGTGCGCGAGGCCTGCGCGCTCAAGCCGCAAAGTGCCGCTGACATTGTGCCGCTCATGTTCAAGCGCCCACTCGATGTACACCAGATGACGTTCGCGCTCGGCGAAGCGCTGGCGCATTTGCACTTGCTCTGGCTGGAAGGCGAACTCGTGCGTACCCATGACGAAGACGGCGTGATCCGTTTTCACTGAAGTCGCGCCGAAGTAAAAAAGAAGCCGGGCGTTTGCGCGCCCGGCTTCCTTTGAACTTGAACTACCGCATGAACCAAAGCCGCGACTATTGAACCTCGACGTTCGAGAAGTTCTGTCGTCCGAACGGACTCACTCGATACCCGCTGACATTGCTGCGCGTAAGCGCCGCTGCCGTCGGATAACCGAGCGGAATCCACAGCGCCTGGTCGTGAATAATCTGCTGCGCTTCGGTATAAGCCTTGGTCCGCTGGCTTGTATCGGCGGTTGCCTTGCCTTCATCGATCAACCGGTCGAGCGTCGGGTCGCAGAAGCGCGCGAAGTTGATGCCCGAACGCACCGCGGCGCAACTGAAGAGCGGCGACAGATAATTATCCGGGTCACCGTTGTCACCGGCCCAGCCCATGAACAACATGTCGTGCTGACCCTGCTTCGCTTCCTTGATCAGCTCGCCCCATTCAATCACCTTCACCTGCGCCTTCACGCCGATCTTCGCCAGATCCGCTTGCAGCAACTCGGCGCCTACCTTCGGATTCGGATTCAGCACGCTGCCATTCGGACGCACCCAGATGGTAGTGTCGAAGCCATTCGGAAAGCCCGCATCGGCGAGCAGCTTCTTCGCGCGATTGACTGAATACGGATACGCCGTGATCTGCTTGTCATAGCTCCATGTGTTCGGCGGATACGGATTCACAGCGGGCGTGGCCGTGTTTTCGAAGACGGTCTTCAGGTAGGTCGTACGATCAAACGCAACGTTCAACGCCTGGCGCACCTTGGGGTTATCGAGCGGCTTCTTCTGCGTGTTCAACGCGACGAACGCCGTCATGAAGGCCGGTGTTTCGACCACTTTCATTGAACTGTCCTTCTTCGCGTCGAGCACGTCCTGCGGCTTCGGCGACAACGCGATCTGGCATTCACCCGCCTTGATCTTCTGCGCGCGCACCGAGGCATCGGGCGTGATGGCGTAGATCAGCCGGTCCACCTTGGGCTTCGGTCCCCAGTATGTCGGGTTGACGTCGTAACGGATCACGGCGTCTTTCGTATAGCTCTTCAGCACGAACGGACCGGTGCCGATCGGTTTCGCGTTCAGGTCGGTTTCCTTGCCCGCCTTGAGCAACTGGTCGGCGTATTCGGCCGAATAGATCGATGCAAATCCCATGGTCAGGATGGGCACGAAGGTCGCGTTCGGCGTGTTGAGCTCGAACTTGACGGTGTTGTCATCGACTTTGGATACGGACTTGATCAGCTTGACTAAGCCCATGGACTGCGCGTGCGGGAAGCCACTCGCGCCCGCCACCTTGTGCCACGGATTGCTGTCGGAGAGCATGCGGTCGAAGGAGAACACCACGTCGTCGGCGTTCAGTTTTCTCGATGGCGTGAAGTAGTCCGTGGTCTGGAACGCCACGTTCGGCCGCAGATGAAACGTGTAGGTGAGGCCGTCGGGGCTCACGTCCCATTTCTCGGCGAGCGCGGGCGTGACCTTTTTCGCGACTTCATCGTAGGAGACGAGCGTGTTGAAGATCACATCCGCCGATGCGTTGGTCGTCACCAGCGAATTGAATTGCACGACGTCGAAGCCATCCGGGCTCGACTCGGTGCACACAGTGAGCGGTTTCGCGATCGCGAGCACCGGCGTGATGGCCAGTACAGCAGCTGCGAGCATTCTGAAGCGCATGGGATCTCCCGTTACGAACGTGGTCGTCAGTGTTAGTCAGTCAGACGTTTCTTGTTTAGCCGTTGCAGCTTATTGTACGGTGCGCTTCGTCGGATGCGTCAGCGCAACGAACGTGCCTCCGTGGCCGTAGCTTACTGAACCGTTATTTCCGCTACAACGACCGATTCGGGATATCCATATGGGCACGCGACAGTTTTTTTCGCCGTCGGTTGCCTTGGTTGCCTAATCCGCGGACCCACGCTAAACTCGTGGCCGTCTTTGGGGAGTAGCCTTCCTTCCGCAACGGGAGGAGGACGCGTCAACATACTCGGCTGGTTAGCCGTGGCGCGTTCGACCGGTCAGGTTTGGCGAGACCATGGGTGCATCTTGTCGTTCACGGTCGGACGGCGCGGGATTGCATCCTGGTTCGCTGACGTCCGACCGTGAAATCATCGTGTCTCCAAAACAAAAACACCCCAGGCCTGCCCCAGGTCAACCCCTGCGCTCGTCGGTTTCTCTACCGCTGCTCTGCCATTTCGATTGCGTCGCCTGCTCGCCGGCTTCATCGCGAGGTGCCGCATGACGATGCTTTTCCTGCAACTCGCGGTCATGCTCGTGGTGATCCTGGCGGCGTCGGAACTCTTCACCAACGCGCTCGAACATCTCGGCGAAAAGCTCGGCATCTCCGAAGGGGTTACCGGTTCGCTGTTCGCGGCTATCGGCACGGCGCTGCCGGAAACCACGGTGCCGATCATCGCGTTGATGGGCGGCACGGCGAGCCGCGCGGTGAACGAGGAAATCGGCGTGGGCGCGATCCTCGGCGCGCCGTTGATGCTTGCCACGTTGTCGACGTGCCTGATGGCCGTCGCCGTGCTCAAGACGCGCGGCCTCAAGGGGGTCGTCGCGCCCGAACATAGCGGTTTCACCCGCGATCTCAACTTCTTCCTGTGTGCTTTCCTGATTGCCGCCGGCGCCATGTTCGTGCCGCATCACGCATGGGAAGTCCGCGCGTTATTTGCTGTGGGATTGGTCGGTGTGTATGTCGCGTATGTGATCACGACGTTCCGCGCGTCCGCCAATCTTGTTGAGAAGGGCCATGGCACTGAAGCGCCCGAACGGCTGCTGATCTCGCGCTTCGGGTTGCCTACTTCGCTCGCGACCATCGTGCTGCAGATGGTTCTGGGCACGGCGCTGCTGGTTGGTGGTGCGAAGGGGTTTATCGCCGGCGTGGAAGGCGTCTCGCATGTGCTGGGGATATCGGCGCTGCTGCTTTCGCTGATCATCATTCCGATCGCGACTGAGCTGCCCGAGAAGGTCAATAGCATCATCTGGGCGCGACGCGGCAAGGACACGCTGGCGTTCGGCAACATCACCGGCGCGATGGTTTTCCAGGGCACGCTGCTGCCGGGTATCGGCATCATGCTGACGCCTTGGGAGCCGCGCGTGGAGGTGATGACGGGCGTTTTCATCACGCTCGCGGCAGCGGCGTGGCTGCGCTTGAACGCGAAGAAGGGTGGGATCGTGCTGTGGGCGCTCCTGGTGAACGGCGGGCTTTATGCTCTGTATCTGCTGCTGACGCTGGGACGCTAAGCCCATAAGAAAACACCCCGGAAGCACGCAAGTGCCCGGGGTGTTGAAGCAGCCATCCGCGCTAAGCGCGCGGTTTTTGTTGTTGTCTTTGCAGAGTCAGCGTTACAGTCAGGCGGTGTTCCGGCCTTGTCTCACTCTCGCGGTCAGAACTTGGCGGCCTGGTGATACTTGCTGGCCGCCTGGACCTTCTTCATCGCCGAGCTGTATTCAATCTGCAATTCCGATTGCGTTGTCTTCGCGTCGGCGGCAATGGCGGCATCGATTGCCTGGATCCTGTTGATCACCTCTATTGCCGTAGCGTCTTGTTCCGGCGTCAACTCCATGAAAAGCGGGGTCCGCTCTTCAGTCAGACGGGCGGCTTCCTGCCAGTCCGCCATGGCCGCCGCATGCTGGATCGCGAGCGTCAACCCCAGCAAGCGGTCGATCAAACTGTTCTGTTCCATGTCGATTTATCCTCGCGCGATCAGCTGTTGTTGGCCGATGCCAGCGCGCCCGCGCTATTTGCGCCGCCGAACAATTGCGTGAGGTATTGCGCGTTGTTGTTCATCGTCGCCATCAGTGTGTTGAGCGCCGTGAACTCCGCCTGGTACTGGCTCGTGAGCTGCGCCGTGTAGGCGGTCAAGGCGGTTTGCTGCGTCGTGATGCTCGTCAAGTCGGTGTTCACCGCACTCTGGCTGTTCGCAACCAAGCCGCCCGTGGCCAGGAACGAGTTAAGGCTGGTCGTCATCTGCGCAGCCACGCCAGTGGTCGAATTGAACAGAGCCGCCACCCCCGACGGGTTGCTTTGGAGCGCAGCGGCGAGCTGAGTGGCGTTGACCACCAGTGAGCCTGCTGGCTGCGTCGAGGTGGCTTGTCCCTGCAGCGTGATCCCGATCGATCCCAGGGAGATTGTCGAATTTCCGTTCTTCACGCCGCTGTCAATAATGCCTGCCAGCGTGTTCTGGATAGTCGTGAGCATCGGGTTCGTGGCCAGGACGCCGCCTTGCGTACTCGCTGCCGCCGAGTTGTCGTTGCCCACCTGGCCGTAGGTGGTGACCAGCGTGTTGTAGAGGCTGACGAAGTTGTTGATCGCGGTGGATGCGGACGAAGTGTCCTGTGCCACGGTCAGCGTCTGCGCGGTGCCGGCCGGCGTGCCGATTGCGGCAGCCGTGAGGTTCAGCGTGACACCCTGAAGCGCGGAGGTCACCGTGTTGGTGGAACTTGTCGCTGCTGTCCCGTCGATCGTGAACGCGGCGTCTTGTGCGGCCGCGGTTTGCGTCCACGCGCCCGTGCTCACTGCTGACGTGATGGTCGATGCAGCCCCACCGGTGCCGGCGGTGGACGTAACGCCGAGGCTGGACAGCCCGGCATCGTTCGCCACGCCGGTAACCCCCACGCTAATCGTATTCGATGCACCCGTGGTCGACGAGCGCAAGACCAGATGCGCCCCGTCCGTGCCGGTAACGACCGTGGCCGAGACGCCCGGATTGTTCGACGCCGAGTTGATCGCGCTGGCAATGCCGCTGATCGTATTGTTCGACGACGTGATGGCGATGCTCATCGACTGGCTGCCGACCGAGATGTTCATCGTGCCGGTACCGAGCGCCGTCGTGCTGCCGAACGCCGCCGATGAGAGTGTTTGCGAGCTGGCGACTTGCGTGACCGCAACAGAATAGGAGCCCGCCGACGCAGTGCTGGCAGCCGTTGCCGTCAGTCCGGTACCGCTCGCGGTCGCGGTGAACTGGCCGAGAGCGGTACCGTTCGATAGTGAAGCAATGCCGGCCTGCAACGCGGACAGTGCCGCTTGCAACGCGCCGATCGCTGAAAGTTGAGTGTTGTCGTTCGTCTGTTGTGCGGAGAGCGTGGCCGTCTGGCCCGCCACCTTCGCGTTGACGAGGCTCGTGACCAGCGACGAGACATCCAGCGACGAATTGCCCGTGGAACCGCTGATGATGGATTGCGCGGCCGCTTGTTCGGCTGCCTGGGTAGCGGCTATGGTGGCGGCTGCTGAGGCCGCGGCCGAACTGGAAGCGCTGGAAATCGTCGACATTGAGATGCTCCGTACGTCGGTTTTGCTTTCGAGCCTGAATGATAAACGTTTGTAAAACGTGTAGGGGAGGCAAGCCTCCCCGGAAAACGCATCTGGCAGACGCGTCTTGCGATGCGCCTGCCATTACTGCTTGAGGCTATTACTGGAGAAGCTTCAGAACTTGCTGCGGCAACGAGTTAGCTTGTGCCAGAACCGAGATACCGGCTTGTTGCAGCACTTGAGCCTTGCTCAGGTTAGCCGTTTCCTGTGCGAAGTCGGCGTCCGTGATTTGCGACTGTGCGCCGGCCAAGTCGGTCGATTGCGCTTGCTGTGCCGAGGACAGCGACGTGAACCGGTTTTGAGCCGCACCCAGGGTTGCCTGGATGTTATTCACCGTGGCGAGTGCGTTGTCGATCGATTCCATTGCAGCGTTCGCGCCAGACGTCGTGCTGACGTTGATGTTGGCAACATCCGACGGCACGTTGGCGGCATTGGTCGACGTGATTGCGGCGACAGATGCCAGACCCTGGGTCGTGGCGGCAGTCGTTGCCGTGCCGATGGTTCCAGCCAGGGTGAAGGAGGCAGCCGTGGTGGCCGTGGCGGCGGTAACCGTACCGATTGCCGAAAGTGCTCCTGCGCTCAGTGCATTGCCGTTTTGATCGGCGAAAGTGAAGCCGCCTGAGCCGTTCGAGGTCACGTTGACCGACGTGATGGTCGCGCCTGATTCACCCGCGGCGACGAAGCCACCCGTGCTCGTAAGGCTGAGCCCGGTGATCGTACCCAGCGACGTGCCTGAGGCGACGGACGTGGTCGTGTTGTTGGCCGAGTTCGCGGCATTGAGGGCGGTAACCGACGACGACGTAGCTGCCGTGGCTGCTGCCGGCACGCTGGTCATGGTGCCCAGTGCGCCAGTCGCTGCGACGTTCAGGGCCAAAGCCGTGCCCGTGCCGGTGGTAGACGTGGCCGCGCCGAACAGTGCCGTCGATGCAGCGGAGGACAATGCCTGGTTGTTCTGGTCGGTGAACGTGAAGCCGCCGTTACCATCAGAAAGAACGTTGATCGTCGTGATAGCCGGTGTGGCTGTGCCGGTCGTCGCTGCACCGGCGGAGGTGAGGCTCAGGCCCGTCAACGTTCCGACCGTCGCGCCCTTGGTCACAAGACCCGTACCCATGCTCGCGGCCGAAAGGCTTTGCGACAGGTTCAGGTTGATGGTCTGGCCCACGTTCGCGCCGATCTGGAAGCTCACGTTACCTGCCGAGCCGTCCAGAACGTTCTTGCCGTTGTACGTCGTTTGCGACGCCACGCGGTTCACTTCAGCGATTTGCTGGGCAACTTCTTGTTGCAGTGCTGCCTGGTCGCTCGACGAGAGCGAGCCGCTCGACGCCTGAACAGCCAGCGTACGAATGGTTTGCAGGCTCGACGTGATCTGCGCCAGACCGCTCGATGCCGTCTGGATCATCGAAACGCCGTCGTTCGCGTTCGAAACGCCTTGGTTCAAGCCGTTGATCTGCGTTTGCATACGGTTCGAGATCGCGAGACCGGCTGCATCGTCCGCTGCACTGTTGATCCGCTTACCGGACGACAGGCGCGTGATGGCCTGCGACAGCGCGCTTTGCGACGTGTTCAGGTTTTGCTGAGCGACCAGCGAGTTGATATTGCTATTGATACCAAGCATTTGGATTTCTCCTGAAAGAACTAAAAGGGCTGTTTTGGCTACTACTGCACGGTCCTGTTGCCTGGCGGTTCCGAGCGAGGTAGCCGGCCGCCTACTTGGGTTAGCGGCTCATGAAAAAAAAACTTGAGGACTTAGGTAAGGATTTGTAGGGGGAATAACGGTCGGCGCGCTGCCTGCGGGTAAAAGGATTCGCAGGTATTCTTTTTCGAACGGTTATTAGGTGTTTGTCCACAACAGCCCGGGAGCAACCATGCAGCACCGCACTATCGGTACGTCGGACCTCAAAGTCGCGCCGCTCGTTTTCGGCGGAAATGTATTCGGCTGGACCGCCGACGAACGTACGTCGTTCTCCATCCTCGACGCCTTCGTCGACCACGGACTTAATTTCATCGATACCGCCGACGTCTA
This window of the Caballeronia sp. SBC1 genome carries:
- the fliD gene encoding flagellar filament capping protein FliD gives rise to the protein MSTISSASSSAAASAAATIAATQAAEQAAAQSIISGSTGNSSLDVSSLVTSLVNAKVAGQTATLSAQQTNDNTQLSAIGALQAALSALQAGIASLSNGTALGQFTATASGTGLTATAASTASAGSYSVAVTQVASSQTLSSAAFGSTTALGTGTMNISVGSQSMSIAITSSNNTISGIASAINSASNNPGVSATVVTGTDGAHLVLRSSTTGASNTISVGVTGVANDAGLSSLGVTSTAGTGGAASTITSAVSTGAWTQTAAAQDAAFTIDGTAATSSTNTVTSALQGVTLNLTAAAIGTPAGTAQTLTVAQDTSSASTAINNFVSLYNTLVTTYGQVGNDNSAAASTQGGVLATNPMLTTIQNTLAGIIDSGVKNGNSTISLGSIGITLQGQATSTQPAGSLVVNATQLAAALQSNPSGVAALFNSTTGVAAQMTTSLNSFLATGGLVANSQSAVNTDLTSITTQQTALTAYTAQLTSQYQAEFTALNTLMATMNNNAQYLTQLFGGANSAGALASANNS
- the aceK gene encoding bifunctional isocitrate dehydrogenase kinase/phosphatase translates to MNHFPKLLSSQIGFDVAETLLEGFDRHYRVFRDAAIAAKGLFEAGDWHALQRLARERITSYDDRVEECVMRLEDEYDAENIDDEIWQQIKLHYIGLLTSHRQPECAETFFNSVCCKILHRSYFNNDFIFVRPAISTEYIENDEPAAKPTYRAYYPSKDGLAATLERIVTNFQLEPPFEDLHRDVQCLMQAITEAFGEFKAAPNFQIHVLSSLFFRNKAAYIVGRIINADLVVPFAVPVRHALPGLLALDTVLLQREQLLIIFSFAHSYFLVDMEVPSAYVQFLRSIMPGKPKAEIYTSVGLQKQGKNLFYRDLLHHLSHSSDKFVIAPGIKGLVMLVFTLPSFPYVFKLIKDTFPPPKETTRKKVQDKYQLVKRHDRLGRMADTLEYSSVALPLSRLDDALLKELAKEVPSMIEYEGDNLVIRHLYIERRMTPLNLYLQNGTPSEIEHGIKEYGNAIKELIQANIFPGDMLYKNFGVTRHGRVVFYDYDEIEYLTDCNVRKLPQARNEEDEMSGEPWYTVGPHDIFPETYDTFLLGDPRVRNVFMKHHPDFFDPALWQKHKEQILNGELADFFPYERSIRFCVRYPERFLDGAPAARAA
- the fliT gene encoding flagellar protein FliT, encoding MEQNSLIDRLLGLTLAIQHAAAMADWQEAARLTEERTPLFMELTPEQDATAIEVINRIQAIDAAIAADAKTTQSELQIEYSSAMKKVQAASKYHQAAKF
- a CDS encoding ABC transporter substrate-binding protein, translated to MRFRMLAAAVLAITPVLAIAKPLTVCTESSPDGFDVVQFNSLVTTNASADVIFNTLVSYDEVAKKVTPALAEKWDVSPDGLTYTFHLRPNVAFQTTDYFTPSRKLNADDVVFSFDRMLSDSNPWHKVAGASGFPHAQSMGLVKLIKSVSKVDDNTVKFELNTPNATFVPILTMGFASIYSAEYADQLLKAGKETDLNAKPIGTGPFVLKSYTKDAVIRYDVNPTYWGPKPKVDRLIYAITPDASVRAQKIKAGECQIALSPKPQDVLDAKKDSSMKVVETPAFMTAFVALNTQKKPLDNPKVRQALNVAFDRTTYLKTVFENTATPAVNPYPPNTWSYDKQITAYPYSVNRAKKLLADAGFPNGFDTTIWVRPNGSVLNPNPKVGAELLQADLAKIGVKAQVKVIEWGELIKEAKQGQHDMLFMGWAGDNGDPDNYLSPLFSCAAVRSGINFARFCDPTLDRLIDEGKATADTSQRTKAYTEAQQIIHDQALWIPLGYPTAAALTRSNVSGYRVSPFGRQNFSNVEVQ
- a CDS encoding MerR family DNA-binding transcriptional regulator, which gives rise to MTDTRYTITDLAREFEITPRAIRFYENQGLLAPAREGTNGVRRVYSARDRTRLKLTLRGKRLGFTLLEVSRLLDLYDSPTGTVAQLHAFLDTIAAHRSVLERQLDDLNATLAELAAYEAQGRALLSANAEKRMRRAGAPAAKEKGAKVP
- a CDS encoding sodium:calcium antiporter — its product is MTMLFLQLAVMLVVILAASELFTNALEHLGEKLGISEGVTGSLFAAIGTALPETTVPIIALMGGTASRAVNEEIGVGAILGAPLMLATLSTCLMAVAVLKTRGLKGVVAPEHSGFTRDLNFFLCAFLIAAGAMFVPHHAWEVRALFAVGLVGVYVAYVITTFRASANLVEKGHGTEAPERLLISRFGLPTSLATIVLQMVLGTALLVGGAKGFIAGVEGVSHVLGISALLLSLIIIPIATELPEKVNSIIWARRGKDTLAFGNITGAMVFQGTLLPGIGIMLTPWEPRVEVMTGVFITLAAAAWLRLNAKKGGIVLWALLVNGGLYALYLLLTLGR
- a CDS encoding MBL fold metallo-hydrolase, which codes for MNPLEQQLDYVFADRLPESGYSMEVTPGVFWVRMPLPFALDHINLWVMRDEIDGVAGWTIIDCGISDETIRANWERTFDTLLDGLPVLRVLVTHCHPDHLGLADWICNGGEKKRWDPVRLWMSLGEYAMGRVMSAGDGSDAGGERAARHFARHGMTDPASLEALRKRDTYYPKLVPSIPSVYRRLRDGDKVKIGGRDWEVVTGFGHSPEHCAFFCAQTKVLISGDMVLPRISTNVSVFAIEPEGNPLALFLGSLGRYESLPADTLVLPSHGKPFRGMHTRIGQLRDHHAARLQEVREACALKPQSAADIVPLMFKRPLDVHQMTFALGEALAHLHLLWLEGELVRTHDEDGVIRFH
- a CDS encoding flagellin yields the protein MLGINSNINSLVAQQNLNTSQSALSQAITRLSSGKRINSAADDAAGLAISNRMQTQINGLNQGVSNANDGVSMIQTASSGLAQITSSLQTIRTLAVQASSGSLSSSDQAALQQEVAQQIAEVNRVASQTTYNGKNVLDGSAGNVSFQIGANVGQTINLNLSQSLSAASMGTGLVTKGATVGTLTGLSLTSAGAATTGTATPAITTINVLSDGNGGFTFTDQNNQALSSAASTALFGAATSTTGTGTALALNVAATGALGTMTSVPAAATAATSSSVTALNAANSANNTTTSVASGTSLGTITGLSLTSTGGFVAAGESGATITSVNVTSNGSGGFTFADQNGNALSAGALSAIGTVTAATATTAASFTLAGTIGTATTAATTQGLASVAAITSTNAANVPSDVANINVSTTSGANAAMESIDNALATVNNIQATLGAAQNRFTSLSSAQQAQSTDLAGAQSQITDADFAQETANLSKAQVLQQAGISVLAQANSLPQQVLKLLQ